Proteins from a genomic interval of Prionailurus viverrinus isolate Anna chromosome F2, UM_Priviv_1.0, whole genome shotgun sequence:
- the GPIHBP1 gene encoding glycosylphosphatidylinositol-anchored high density lipoprotein-binding protein 1: MKVPTAVLLALLLCQQPGRGQVQGEEEDDDDADFGLDGYDDDDEEEEEEASVTAGGRGRAMLQCYSCQALHRGESCDRIQNCVHSHSFCKAFVSHGNTGSGPLTTYSAWCADACQPFAKTVEGTLMTVTCCQSTLCNLPPWQDPLGRGAGSPQGSPSLVATVLLSLLPGLQAMGS, translated from the exons ATGAAGGTGCCCACGGCCGTCCTCCTGGCCCTGCTGCTGTGCCAGCAGCCAG GcagagggcaggtgcagggcgaggaggaggacgacgacgacGCGGACTTTGGGCTGGATGGCTATGACGATGacgatgaggaagaggaggaggaggccagtgtgactgCAGGCGGCAGGGGCAGAG CCATGCTGCAGTGTTACTCCTGCCAGGCCCTGCACAGGGGGGAGAGTTGTGACCGGATTCAGAACTGCGTCCACAGCCACAGCTTCTGCAAAGCCTTCGTCTCCCACGGGAACACCG GGTCGGGCCCTCTGACCACCTATTCGGCGTGGTGCGCAGACGCGTGTCAGCCCTTCGCCAAGACAGTGGAGGGGACCCTGATGACCGTGACCTGCTGCCAGTCCACACTCTGCAACCTCCCACCCTGGCAGGACCCactgggcaggggggcagggagccCCCAGGGCAGCCCCAGTCTGGTGGCCACTgtcctcctcagcctcctcccGGGCCTTCAGGCCATGGGGTCCTGA